The genomic region aaaTTTGAGTCATTCTATAACTCCTCACATATTTTAGTATaaaatagagacctccggtctccatatttttcacgcgagtatccgcccttctcttctctctttgcattctaagaccgcgctctaagcttttgacgcctacatgcttgatcaatcgaccacgtaagctcagatcattctgagtaccagtcacgttgcatgaccgaccaatttaaccctacacatcaatcaatcaattaatctaaaatcctccaacgagggcactttctacaaacattcgagtcgagcaatcaataaacgttaacttagttaatctcgtttcatcaaacatgtaagtctgagggtgtaaatcccatcttttttattgtattttattattgtatcaattaatgtaagattcacgtcaaaagtacattcaaaaccgatctgaaaaacctttattacaaactgtttttacgaaacagcagttaccagacgtcgagaagaaacgcagcagcagttgcgcctctttgaagggtcGCAACacttgatgcgcctcttccagaggctgccgctgctcctgctcttcttcttcttcctcgggtttctgtagtttttgttcctttcgttttattttcttattttctttcattccttCATACATAAGCCACGTTTTAATCATTCCTTTCAATTATTATGCTTTATTTTttacttaaatcccttataactcgatatttgcgggttttcgtcattaaatcaaacccggattttagaggctcGATTTGTTCATGTCAAGTCTCTGAGATtcgtcctttgtacatatttCCATTGTTTATTTTCAGTTTATCAATTTCTTTCAAAATTCGTTCCTTCATCGTAATTGAACCTAAATCGATTTAATTcgtttttaattcattttcactCGTTTTAATCTGTTTTAAtccgtgtttatcgcttttatgaccatcccAGATGTAATAAACCTGCTAAATCACCTTCACTTGAGTTTAGTATCGATAATCAATCGTAAAACATACCAAAGAACATTAACtacccgcggttctgacttcacagtcaTAGCTtagctcaagaacagacgcaggaatagctgcgcctcttctaagggacgcagcagatgctacgCCTGTTCTGGGATGAGTTCtatccctgaacttccgttctcgctttgacctagTCTCTAATTACGTAATTATTTAACTAATAATCGTagtatcacccttaatctgtcctatttagtcattttaattttttaccttttatttccccttccttttcttcaaatttccgttTCGAGTGTATTTttaacgtaaatcaattaacctttgtaattttattgtaatatttatttatcgtatttattatttatgtatggtatttatttgtttttcacatgtaattaatcctaattccaacttcgaccaatctgtttgctaaattacgtgttcaccgacatagtttaattcacatgctaggtttaaaacattgtttgttacattgcatgcatataatcgacgacatatcaaatatgaataacttctctaatcatcagtagaggccgctatcgaggcgggcgggattaggtgttcaataaaaggacttcctaatacgtaccctcatcccttactccagatctctgtgaacatccgtgttcattggcatccacgagagttattctagacatagaatgctaagggtaacgagttcttagtcttcatgtcactactttgtgtcttgacatggcacaaggtattcgaacggttccaatttcccataaaaattggtggcgactccacaaatgcacgcttatttcAAGCGCCTCCGCGCGCGCCGCGGTGTGGCCCACGTCCACAGTATTGCACTTCCTTCACCTCCGATTATCTTTTGTGACAATGTGGGAGTTACTCTCTTAGGTGCGAACCCGGTATTTCATTCCAGGATGAAGCACCTAGCCCTTGACTTTAATTTTATACATGAGAAGGTGTAATCCGGGGACTTGCGAGTTACTACCGTGGCAAATGATGATCAACTCTCGGATGTCTTAACTAAGCCTCTTGCACGAGCTCGTTTGCAAATGCTTCTTTCGATCGGTCGTCCGTCTTGCGGGTACATGATAAGATTACGTAAATTATGTTAATATCTTGTGTATAACTAATTATCTTTTGTAATCTTTttgtaatcttttatttatcttaTTCACATGTAATTCTTGTAATTTAGGTCTTGTATTTATACCTTTGCTTTGATTAATAATAATCATCAAGCTTTAATCTAAAACTTTTCTACAGGGTCGAGTGATTTTGGGTTTTGTGTTTGCTTTGTGTCTGTTGGTACATGTCATTAAGGGGTTCGAGTTATTCTAGTCGGGTCATTTCAAGTTAAGTCATTCAACCTTCCCGTAATGGGTCGCTGAGGATTGGAGCATGTTGGGACAAGTGATTAAGAACAATGTTACGAGTAAATTTATTTTTCCAAAGAAtgttttattatttatattaatgtAATAACGTGTTTTAAAACGGTTTTTctaaaaaataaaggaaaaaattAAACGAGGTTTGTATGAGAAATTGCAATATACTtacttttactctttttttttttgataaaaatgaTAGATGAACATCTCAACCAAAAACCTCAAGATGATGATTGAAgtccaactattataattattcctattaaaAATATACAATATTTTTTCCTTTTTCGTTCTCTTATCATGTGTCCAATGAGCATAGGTTAGAAAAAACCTGTTTTGAAATTAGATCGTTTTTAAACATAGATCATATTAACGTTAGTTCAGATTAATTTCGTATCTCGAATTAGTCTTTATAGATCAGGTTATTCAGATACGATTTGTTCTACGTCTGCCAGGTCGGGTATGGGGAAACTGGGGTGAGATTGAAAGACAAAATAATGACAAAATCCTACCGAGTACCGACAGTGGTAACGGGCCAAACCAAGTTATTATGGATAGCGTACCAAGGACTCTAACAGTCGGCTTCTTTTACATGTACTACATTTTCCCTCCAATTTCTGCTTGTTTCTATGATTCATTTCCCCAATTCAATTTCTTTCCAATTATTTTCAACCTTtatcataattttatttaattttattgaaGTTCCCTTACTGTTTGTATAGATTCATTAATTTTTACTCATACCAAAAACCCTTTTCAATTTCAATCAAACCCATTATAATTTATTCACAATTCATCTCAATTTCAGTTTTGAAAATTTGTTAATTCTTACTACGATTTATGAACTTTGAGGGATTAATTCATGTATCAAAGTTATGATTAATGCCAGTACAAAGAGGATTAGAGAGGAGAACAATCCCTCGAACCCCTCCTTTTCAATTACTACTAACACCAATAAAAAGAATAAATTTGCCATCTTTTCAACTAATTATAAGGCTACTGTAGTTTGGGTTGATTTACTTCAGTTTACCAGTGAAAATAATGGTGGTGGTGTTCATAATGTGGGACCTATATCAGCAGCTCTTCAACCGGGCCGGGCTTACACTGTCGGCCGGAGTAACCGCCATGCCGAGTTCATATTCAATGATCCTCGTGTTAGTAAGCAACATTGTCAGCTTTTATATGATGGGTTTCTTAAGAAATTGTATCTTCTTAATGGTGCCCTTTTGATTTCCTCTTCTGTTAATTGTGCTCATTCTGATGATTATGGTAGTAATTGTTACAATAATTGTGTTGTTGATGAATTTAGGAGTAGATTAGTTGTAAAGGATAGGATTGTAGAAGAAACGGGTAGGAATAATAGTTCTTGTTTTAGTTGTAGGTATGTTTATAGGAGTGCTTTGAATGGCGTGTTTGTGAATGGAGTTGACGTTAGTGAGGGTTTGGCTGTTGAGTTGGGTGTTGGAGATGAGGTCTTGCTTGTTTGTCGAAATAGGACTCGTGTTTGTAGTGATTTTAACTCGAGGATTGGGTTTGTTGTTCGGAAGATTGTGTTCCATGAGGAGCTTATTGAACCGGGTTTTGATGGATTTCGGCTTGAGAGTCCTAGATTGGTGAGGCCGTTGTTTGGTAGTCAGGTGAACAAGAGAGTATTTGCTCTTAGAGTGGGTAATTCAGAGCCTTTGAGCTCTGAATGTGATGAGGTTGTCGGTAGAGCTAAGTCTCTTTTGGCTCACTGCAGTCACATAGCTGGTAGTTATGATCCTGTGTCTTGTATTAGACAGTGTATCGGTACCAACCCTACCATATGTGGGTCATATTTTTGCCGAAGTACAGAGAAAAATGTTTTGAGTTCCAAGCTAAACGGTGCCGTCAAATCACTGAGGAAGAGTGTGCCTCAGGGAAATGTGACATTTTTGAAAGAACAGTCCATTGAGACTTCGGTTGTCAGAGATGCCGAAAGTTTGAAGGCTGCCATGGTACACTCAACTAATGTCGCAGTTTCTTGTGAGACAATTGTGCCACTGCAACCCAAAATCGACAATTTATTTCCTGTAGAGTATGCTGGGGATGCTTTTGGTAGTATGTGTAATCACAAGGCTACTGATTGTTCAGAAGCAAAGTCTTTGATTGGGAGGAATGAACCCATTATTGAAGCCTTTGGTCATAAAGAAAGTTTGAAGAAGATCACTCCACCTGGCAAGAACTTCTACTTGAACCGCCTTGATAGCATGCAGCAGTGTTCATCTGGACAAGAAAGTATAGTTTCGTTGCCTGAACTCCTGCATCCTATTGATAGCATCTCAAGAATGTTCATTGCAACTTTTACTAGCGATATTAAATGGTAAAGTTACTAAATAATTTCAGTCGTTTGTGCTTCATGCTGTAGGTCTTTTTAACTATATTCTTacattgtcaattgtcatttaattttatCTAGGTTTCAATGACAGGTTTTTGTCATATTGTGGTATTCCTCCCCATGTACCCATTACAATTGCTTGTCATAACAATGATCGATGTTGGAGTGCTGACCCTGGAAAGAGGACTAGTGTGCCTGATCCGGACTTCCCCAATTTGATCGTTGTGTGAGTCTAAAGAGCCACaaatttttgttttttcttttttccctaGATTGTTAGTAAGATATTTCTGTGGCATGTGCTGAAGTAATGTTTTTTTAATTTCATGGACCAAATCTTAGACTGTCTTCTCTTGACAGATATCCTCCTTTCCCAGAAGTTATAGCCTTTGGTAAGGATCGGAAGAACAAAGGTGTTGGCTGTCATCATCCAAAGTTGCTTGTTTTGCAACGGGAAGACAGTATACGTGTCATCATAACATCTGCTAATCTGGTACCAAAACAGGTAACGGCTTGTTTTTTCCCCCCATCTTTTTCAGTCCTATTTTTGCTTAATAGATGACTCCTTATTACCATTAATTTTTCAAGACTTCATTTTTTCTCTCTTGCCCACATAGAGCTATAGAGTTTCATTAAAGGCTGCATTTTTTTTAATGTGCAACTGTTTGATTTCTGTCTATAGTGTGAGGTTTTGAACTTGTATTGCTACAAAGGatctatgttactccgacttGAGGACTTATTCAAGTATCGGGGTTTGTCGTGACTAATTTTTGAAACAAGGACTCTGTTCTAAAATAAGGATAGTGTACAGGGATACGTTTAAAAAGGAAATTTAACTAAAAACATCTGAAATGGTGCATTTTTTCGAAAGTGAAACAAAGAGCTACTTAAATTCTCTTAAAGCCGTATTGCTGATGCGAGACTCCCATTTTTATTGATAATAGTAGAAGTGTGATTGGGAAGGGTCGATACGGATGTCATACCTCGGATATAAGTATCCTAAGAAGCATTCGAAGACCTAGTAGTATTATTACAAGGCGAGGTAGAGGCAGATGTACCAGACGGGGCAGTTGTAGATGATGATGGCTTTAAAAAGTGAAAAGGCAAATGAACACAGTTAAGGATCTGTCGACTATATTCTCAGTTCTGATACCTTCTCGTAACCATATGGCTGTTCTGGCACTTCACTTTCACTATAACCATTTCATTTCTCGATTTTTGCCTGGCCATATACTGATATACACAGTAGATTAGTGGATAGTACTTCTAGCTAATGCTTGATTTTTTGTGATGAAAGTCTAACACTTGTGTTGTCTCAATCTGCAGTGGAGGAGTGTAACAAATACTGTGTGGTGGCAAGACTTTCCCAGCAGAATCGTCCCTGATTACACTTCCCTTTTTAACAATTTTGATGATGACATGAAGACTAACTCGACATCTGATTTCGCTGCTCAACTGGCAGGATTCATGGCTAGTCTTATTACCGACATTCCTAGTCAGGCGTATTGGATTTTTGAGTTGACTAAGTATGACTTTACAGAGGCTAATGCCCATCTAATTGCGTCAGTTCCTGGGATTCATTCATATAGGTCTATTTCTACAGCTTCAATTGTGAgttcttttccatttttttttcattcgttCTTCACCTCCTTAACTACACCTTCTATAGTTTCTGCGCGTCTTCCTCGAATTTATAAATTTTCAGGTGATAAGATCTTTAGAAAGATTTGTCACTTGATAATTGATGAAGAAAACTCCAAGTATCTGTGATTTATAACCATCATTGGAGTGATCTAGTTGGACTAATTTTCATATCGTTCTAGTTATTGTCCATGTAATCTCCAACATAATTCTCAAGGAAGCTCTTTGCTGGGATTAAAGCGTGGGATGTCTCAGCCTTTATCCTTAATCGTTCTCATCGTCATTGGTTTCATATACAATGATGATTTTGTACAGTTCTTTTAGTGTCATGCACATTTCTTATGGCTGATATTTCACTGCAGGCCTATGAATCTAAACAGAGTGGAAAGTTTCTTGGTTCTGTTGTAGCATCTGTTGTTGGTTTAAGTCATCGCTTTCAGGGCGCAGCAGATTCAAACGGTATACAGCTGAAGAAATTGGCTGCTTATCTTGGCCAATCTTCTGAAAAAGGATATGGAATGTCGGAGATCATATTAAGAAGAGAAAAAAGTGTCCCTCAAGATGTCAATGCTGTGAGTGTACTTGTTTCAAACCCCAAACAGTCTTGCACTGGAGGTAAAACACAATTTCTTGATGCAGGATACTCATATCAATGTTGGATACGGTTACGTATAGAAGTGCCGAAGTCGTCATGACTCGTTTTTAAAGAAGATACGGATATGGAGACACATTTTAAAAAATTAAGtataatttgaaatttgaaatttttagtttTTATATTCTTACATGGGAAATAGAAATATGTTCAGCAAACATGACTTTGATGACGTTTTAAATCATATTTTCTGCTTCATATACCACTTGTTCTCTACTTTTTTCATGTGAGCCTCCCAATTTTTCCTGACTGGAAGTGTTGAATAGTTAACTGTCAGACAGGAGTATGGTCCTATATGTGACGGTCGAAGTAACATTGCTGATAGTCTTTCGTATTATACGTCTGTGTTGTCCATGAAGTCTTTTCAGACTTGTAATATGCTCGGCATCCTTGATCTGACTTTTTACTTGACATGTATAATGTCTAAATGCAGAGTAACTTGGAAGAACTGTTTGAACGATTAACTTGGTTAATGTTTTGCCTCGTGTTCTTTTCTAGATTATGTACAACTTGGCTTCCTTCCTCGAACAGTTGCAAAGTGGATATCTCCATTATGGGACTTTGGATTTTTCAGGTTCCATGGTTATGTTTGTCCTAAGGAGGCTCTTGCAGCTGCTTCTGGAGAAAGCAGCACAAAAGTGCCATTAGTCCTTTATGTGTCTCAGGTATGGTATTTTGATTCGCATAGAAATATAGAATATGGAGGgcaatgatacatgtggatttttagtatttgacgttatttgaaatatttaatgtttttatttaatttttaaaaaattatttgttcttttcggatttattacacctttttaccaacaactttcttatatattaatacttggttcacttttaaggtattcTGGACCCTTAAATTTTACtccggttttcaaaatcgttttaatctttattctcgatttaaattcccagtttttataaaagaaatccggacttcgattttaaaacttATAAAGTTATCtggcttttgtattatgtttcactccccttttgtttttcaatttttttcgcattttgaggtgtgcgttcaccgtggacggttctaaaggatgattcatgtcagcagaccccaaatcattttgggattaaggctctgatgttgttgttgttgttgttgtaggggCCTAACTCCGGGGAACTAACAAAGAGGATGAAACCTGCACATATTGTTGCCTTTTCGTCTCTTATCGCTTCACTTCAGAGGTGTACTGGACTCTGGCGATTAGAAGAGGTAATATTTGTGATCTCGAAGAGCCTTTTTTCTGGCTTTTCATTGTGGTTTCATAGTTATATATTATAGCATTCACTTTTTTGTACTAAATAGTGTGCTGCTTATGAAGATATTGCATCGATATAAATGGCCTGAATCTTTGGAGTCGGATTTCATCTATGGTAAGCGTCATGTCTGGTTCTACCTGCTATGATTTGGGGCTTTGGGCCATGATATTTTTAACGTCATTTGTTATAATTATATAATGTAGTGTGTACTTTTTAGGTGCTTCGTCCATTGGGACATCAGTCGGTGCTCAATTTCTGGCAACATTTTCTGCAGCTGCTGGCAAAAAATCGCTACAATTATATGATTCAGAAGAATCAGATCCAGAGGTGGGTTTTCTACAACGGTTTCATTCTAATCTCAGTGTTGCTAAATTATAGTGGGTTGTTGCTCTAGACATGTGTCTTGTGCTCTCAATAGGCCTATTGATTTTCTGGCCATCTCCTAATCTTCATTTACTCCGAATCTCTGATGAAGATTTTCAATGACTGACTTAGCTTATTCCGCTTCTTTTTATTGTGAAGTATTCCCTCCACTCCAAATAGGTTTACACTTTCTTAACACATATTCTCTTGTAAGCATTTTGTTACGCAGATTTAATTTTTTTACTTATGAATCCATTTTAAACCATATTAGTTCAACGGCCTTACAGAGAACTACAAAGTAAttgactttaaaaaaaaaaatcacatatTTTGAGAAATGCAATCTATTGTATTGGAGGTAGTATGCCATTCCATTCAATTCTCGCTGCAATGATTATGGGGTCATTGAAAAATAGTATGTCCTGACTGTTAACATAGCCCACATAGGTGTAatctaggttgcacggacactcctcctaatcagcgttcccgtgtcggacacccgtgtcggacacgacactcgccggacacacgtcaaaacgtgtcggaaACTTGTAAagtcgtgtctaactttcatcttttatttgggcacgtgtccgacacctgtacatggtattttgagccgtgtccatggtatttggacacacctttAAACGGAATCAAGTTGTATTTAAGGTAAATAgcgtgaattgttatatggttgaatttggtggaGAAATAAGTTGAATTAGCGGTAGATGATGTTCAttagactagtaatgagatgtcgaaatagtTGATTATAAGTTagtttttggttttgaaaatgagaatgaattataattaacGTCAAGTTTTACctttacttatttaaatttaatattcaaatAGTTTTTCAGAAATAAAAGCgcacataaataaatataaatgatatattttattaaatttaaatgacgtgtcccgtgtcctaaatttcatgagaTGCCGTAtcgcgtgtccgtgtcgtgtcagtgtcagtgtccgtgtccgtgtccgtgctacctagggtGTAATGCTACTACATCCGACCCCCTCTACCCTGCTATTTGCAAAACCCCTTGTGACGCTGGGATAATGATATTGTTAGTGATGTGTGTAATTTGCTAAAACCTTTTCGCATGTTTTTGGCAGTGGGGTCGGTGGAATGCTACCCATGAAATGAAAAGCCCATCAATTAGAATCATTTTCCCGACAATTGAGAGAGTGAAGAGTTCTCATTTTGGAATCCTGCCCTCAAGATATACGCTATCCTTTTCAGAGGCATGCAACTTTTTTTCCTTGTATCTATGCTTGTCATTCAT from Silene latifolia isolate original U9 population chromosome 3, ASM4854445v1, whole genome shotgun sequence harbors:
- the LOC141647583 gene encoding uncharacterized protein LOC141647583, coding for MINASTKRIREENNPSNPSFSITTNTNKKNKFAIFSTNYKATVVWVDLLQFTSENNGGGVHNVGPISAALQPGRAYTVGRSNRHAEFIFNDPRVSKQHCQLLYDGFLKKLYLLNGALLISSSVNCAHSDDYGSNCYNNCVVDEFRSRLVVKDRIVEETGRNNSSCFSCRYVYRSALNGVFVNGVDVSEGLAVELGVGDEVLLVCRNRTRVCSDFNSRIGFVVRKIVFHEELIEPGFDGFRLESPRLVRPLFGSQVNKRVFALRVGNSEPLSSECDEVVGRAKSLLAHCSHIAGSYDPVSCIRQCIGTNPTICGSYFCRSTEKNVLSSKLNGAVKSLRKSVPQGNVTFLKEQSIETSVVRDAESLKAAMVHSTNVAVSCETIVPLQPKIDNLFPVEYAGDAFGSMCNHKATDCSEAKSLIGRNEPIIEAFGHKESLKKITPPGKNFYLNRLDSMQQCSSGQESIVSLPELLHPIDSISRMFIATFTSDIKWFLSYCGIPPHVPITIACHNNDRCWSADPGKRTSVPDPDFPNLIVVYPPFPEVIAFGKDRKNKGVGCHHPKLLVLQREDSIRVIITSANLVPKQWRSVTNTVWWQDFPSRIVPDYTSLFNNFDDDMKTNSTSDFAAQLAGFMASLITDIPSQAYWIFELTKYDFTEANAHLIASVPGIHSYRSISTASIAYESKQSGKFLGSVVASVVGLSHRFQGAADSNGIQLKKLAAYLGQSSEKGYGMSEIILRREKSVPQDVNAVSVLVSNPKQSCTGDYVQLGFLPRTVAKWISPLWDFGFFRFHGYVCPKEALAAASGESSTKVPLVLYVSQGPNSGELTKRMKPAHIVAFSSLIASLQRCTGLWRLEEILHRYKWPESLESDFIYGASSIGTSVGAQFLATFSAAAGKKSLQLYDSEESDPEWGRWNATHEMKSPSIRIIFPTIERVKSSHFGILPSRYTLSFSEKTWQKLKMVDILHDAIPHPSGRVGHPMHVKVARRRFKSKSGASFGWVYCGSHNISAAAWGRTVSNQSRSSSNGNSSGSRLHVCNYELGCIFVFPPSGSKDSPPNMDDISLPFATPAPKYGPRDRPATMRAMSEALAELVAQEGMIFADVAPTEEMVEEELEEEDEIGVGNYVGPEAEEETAYADVLWHHVDSSQSC